The window CGGCAAAAGATATCTCGTAGTTGCCGGAGGTCAATCCACTTGGCGTAATCGTATATTCGCCAGCCTTGTCGAGCTTTTTGTAGCTGTAACTATACGAGAGCTCGCCACCCAAAACCGATGCATTTTCTTCGCCGATAAAGCCACTGTATTCAACACCGTCATTTGCGGGTTCATTGCCGTAAACGATGGACTTGTCCTTCGCGGTAACAGTGAGCGGAGCCTTCGCGATTACCACTTCGATTGTTTTCGCCTCAAAGGCATTCCAGTTGTCACTTCCTTCGACCTTGTAATAGACGGTATAAGTCTTTGCATCCGTAGCGGCTGGGATTTCGGCGCTGTATTTTTCACCATCGAGGCTGTAAAGCAACGTTCCGAAGTTGGTCTTGCCAACTGTTACAAGTTCCTGTGATTTGCCGTTGTAAACGAGCTTTTCCTTGGCGACCGGAGCTTCCACGGAAACATCAGCGATCTCGACTGTCAGCGTGCCTGCGGCAAAGGTAATCTCGTAGTTGCCGGAGGTCAATCCACTTGGCGTAATCGTATATTCGCCAGCCTTGTCGAGCTTTTTGTAGCTGTAACTATACGAGAGCTCGCCACCCAAAACCGACTCATTTTCTTCGCCGATAAAGCCACTGTATTCCACGCCGTCATTTGCAGGTTCATCGCCGTAGGCGATTGTCTTGTCCTTGGCGGTGATTGTAAGCGGAGCCTTCGCGATTACCACTTCGACCTTTTTCGCTTCAAAGGCGTTCCAGTTGTCACTTTCTGCAACTTTATAGTAGACTGTATAGGTCTTTACGTCAGTGGCGGTTGGGATTTCGGCGCTGTATTTTTCACCATCGAGGCTGTAAAGCAACGTTCCGAAGTTGGTCTTGCCTGCCGTTACAAGTTCCTGTGATTTGCCGCTGTAAGCGAGCTTTTCCTTGGCTGCCAGTGCTTCCACAGAGATATCAGCTTTTTCGACTGTCAGCGTGCCTGCGGCAAAGGTAATCTCGTAGTTGCCTGCGGTCAAGCCGCTAGGAGTAATCGTATATTTGCCGACCTTGTCGAGCTTTTTGTAGCTGTAACTATACGAGAGCTCGCCACCCAAAACCGACTCATTTTCTTCGCCGATAAAGCCACTGTATTCAACACCGTCATTTGCGGGTTCATTGCCGTAAACGATGGACTTGTCCTTCGCGGTAACAGTGAGCGGAGCCTTCGCGATTACCACTTCGATTGTTTTCGCCTCAAAGGCATTCCAGTTGTCACTTCCTTCGACCTTGTAATAGACGGTATAAGTCTTTGCATCCGTAGCGGCTGGGATTTCGGCGCTGTATTTTTCACCATCGAGGCTGTAAAGCAACGTTCCGAAGTTGGTCTTGCCAACTGTTACAAGTTCCTGTGATTTGCCGTTGTAAACGAGCTTTTCCTTGGCGACCGGAGCTTCCACGGAAACATCAGCGATCTCGACTGTCAGCGTGCCTGCGGCAAAGGTAATCTCGTAGTTGCCGGAGGTCAATCCACTTGGCGTAATCGTATATTTGCCGACCTTGTCGAGCTTTTTGTAGCTGTAACTATACGAGAGCTCGCCACCCAAAACCGACTCATTTTCTTCGCCGATAAAGCCACTGTATTCAACACCGTCATTTGTGGGTTCATCGCCGTAAACGATGGTCTTATCCTTCGCGGTGACGGTGAGCGATACCTTCGCGATTGTAAATGTCTTTTTAATTTCGCCGTAATAGATTCCGACGCCCTGGACAGACAAAGTAGCCGTACCGGCATTCAAGTTTTCCTTGCAAACGACCTTGTAATCCTCGCCTTTGACAAGTGGATCGACACCCGCAGGCATAGTCACATCAGCCATCGGGCAAATGGAATCACCGGTGTAAATTTGGTCGGGAATATCGGCAATGACCATATTGTCGGGGAACGGCACTGCAGGAACAAGGGTCTTTCTTTCGATAGCTTTGAGATCATTAGCGGAGAGCGAGCCGCTATATACGTTGCCATTCTCGTCCTTGAACGACTTGCCCTCGGCGATTTGGACGGAGCCTTTATAGCTGCTAGCCTTGATGAAGTCGGTGCTGTTTGTCCAGCCAAGGGTGATGTCACTGTTTTGGCTGTAGATGCCGTAGCCGTAGCCGCAAGTGGCCGTGACAATGCCGCCGTTTATCGTGACTCCGTTAGGACCGTAGATGCCATTGTTTTTGCCAGTGGCTGTGACGCTGCCGCCGCTTATCGTGATATTGCCAAAATCATTGTAGATGGCGTTGAAGCCAGTGGCCGTGACGATGCCGCCGTTTATCGTGACATTGCGTTTCCAGTTGTAGATGCCGAAACCGCCTGAGCCAGTGGCCGTGACGCTGCCGCCGTTTATCGTGACTCCGTTAGAACCGTAGATGCCGTTGTAGCCAGTGGCCGTGACGATACCGCCGTTTATCGTGACTCCTTCAGAACCGTAGATGCCGCTGCTAGAGCCAGAGGCCGTGACACTGCCGCCGATTATCGAGACAGTTCCCTTACTGTAGATGCCGCAACCGCCCGAACCATTTCCGGTGTCGTTCAAAATTCCGCTTTGCCCGTTCTGCCCGTAAATGGTCAGATTTTTATCAGCCTGGATTCCGTCGGTTTCACTTTTAATCACCATCTCCGCACCGTCCGCGAGGATGAGATGAGCGTCACCGCTAAACTTGACTTGGTTCGAGTATTTCACCTTGCCCTGCACCACGTACCAGCCGCCTCCGAGGTTGCTCACGTCGGTTAAGGAGGTAAGCACGGTGTATTCGCCAAGCTTGCGGATTTGCTCCTTGCCATTTTCGTCGATGTAGGGGATGCCAATTTCCACCTTCAAATCTTTTTTCCCCACGGTAACGCTGTTGCCCTCAATACGTTCACCATTGACAAAATACACTACACTGCCGGAACCCGAAAAACCGAAGGTGACCGTTTCGCCAGCTTTGTAGTAATCCGTACCCGAGATGTTGATGAATGCATCACTCAAGGTAATGCCGTCGGGAACACTCACGGTATACACCTCGGCAGTCGTAGCCGTGATGGCAACATCTTCGCTCGGCATCTTGAAAGTGGCGGTTTTTCGGTCGGCAGCGAGGTTTA of the Fibrobacter sp. UWB2 genome contains:
- a CDS encoding MBG domain-containing protein, with the translated sequence MKNIKFFTFLAIFLLSAAVSSAWATDVTLTYKIDVQGTILKPVAHIYNAATGEEVASWDHGKGVLWPANEGHTMNDGYGITFTPNQELDKTGKNENNKSTSTTAFSTEKIPTTFTVSVGKEGFYFKSVTFKEDGTEKASSSNIAPNSTSIGVRVPANKFFNYITVVLTVDAYAVSVPENLTISNAFATINRVKYYKSGKTVTLTAKENEIINTITGVTASNENVTINLAADRKTATFKMPSEDVAITATTAEVYTVSVPDGITLSDAFINISGTDYYKAGETVTFGFSGSGSVVYFVNGERIEGNSVTVGKKDLKVEIGIPYIDENGKEQIRKLGEYTVLTSLTDVSNLGGGWYVVQGKVKYSNQVKFSGDAHLILADGAEMVIKSETDGIQADKNLTIYGQNGQSGILNDTGNGSGGCGIYSKGTVSIIGGSVTASGSSSGIYGSEGVTINGGIVTATGYNGIYGSNGVTINGGSVTATGSGGFGIYNWKRNVTINGGIVTATGFNAIYNDFGNITISGGSVTATGKNNGIYGPNGVTINGGIVTATCGYGYGIYSQNSDITLGWTNSTDFIKASSYKGSVQIAEGKSFKDENGNVYSGSLSANDLKAIERKTLVPAVPFPDNMVIADIPDQIYTGDSICPMADVTMPAGVDPLVKGEDYKVVCKENLNAGTATLSVQGVGIYYGEIKKTFTIAKVSLTVTAKDKTIVYGDEPTNDGVEYSGFIGEENESVLGGELSYSYSYKKLDKVGKYTITPSGLTSGNYEITFAAGTLTVEIADVSVEAPVAKEKLVYNGKSQELVTVGKTNFGTLLYSLDGEKYSAEIPAATDAKTYTVYYKVEGSDNWNAFEAKTIEVVIAKAPLTVTAKDKSIVYGNEPANDGVEYSGFIGEENESVLGGELSYSYSYKKLDKVGKYTITPSGLTAGNYEITFAAGTLTVEKADISVEALAAKEKLAYSGKSQELVTAGKTNFGTLLYSLDGEKYSAEIPTATDVKTYTVYYKVAESDNWNAFEAKKVEVVIAKAPLTITAKDKTIAYGDEPANDGVEYSGFIGEENESVLGGELSYSYSYKKLDKAGEYTITPSGLTSGNYEITFAAGTLTVEIADVSVEAPVAKEKLVYNGKSQELVTVGKTNFGTLLYSLDGEKYSAEIPAATDAKTYTVYYKVEGSDNWNAFEAKTIEVVIAKAPLTVTAKDKSIVYGNEPANDGVEYSGFIGEENASVLGGELSYSYSYKKLDKAGEYTITPSGLTSGNYEISFAAGTLTVKKADVSVEAPVAKEKLAYSGKAQELVTAGKTNFGTLLYSLDGEKYSAEIPAATDAKTYTVYYKVEGSDNWNAFEAKIIEVVIAKAPLTVTAKDKSIVYGNEPANDGVEYSGFIGEENASVLGGELTYSYNYKKLDKVGKYTITPSGLTASNYEISFAAGTLTVKKADVSVEAPVAKEKLVYNGKAQELVTAGKTNFGMLLYSLDGKKYSSEIPTATDAKTYTVYYKVEGSDNWNAFEAKKVEVKIAKADVSVEAPVAKEKLVYSGKSQELVTAGKTNFGKLLYSLDGEKYSAEIPTATDAKTYTVYYNVEGSDNWNAFEAKKIEVKIEKSSAIGRMSPRAARVTRAVDRSFDLKGRPVRGSSNARGAYYKK